A window from Drosophila subobscura isolate 14011-0131.10 chromosome O, UCBerk_Dsub_1.0, whole genome shotgun sequence encodes these proteins:
- the LOC117899129 gene encoding adenosylhomocysteinase-like 2 isoform X1, whose protein sequence is MSTVPETTFADLSLADKTAVKKSSIIARRFSDVSTCSFSSTCYTGSSDEDEVSPKDNRQHNSSGSTDFCIKNISKSAFGRREIDIAESEMPGIMSLRKRASEEKPLKNANIVGCTHVNAQSAVLIETLVHLGASVRWAACNIYSTQNAVAAALAEAGVPIFAWRGETEEDFWWCLDRCIHKEGWQPNMILDDGGDATHLMLKKYPDYFKSIKGIVEESVTGVHRLYMLSKAGKLTVPAINVNDSVTKNKFDTFYTCRDSILDSLKRTTDIMFGGKQVVICGYGDVGKGCAQSLKGQGCIVYVTEVDPICALQAAMDGFRVMRLSEVIRDVDVVITATGNKNVITRDHMNRMKNGCILCNMGHSSSEIDVSSLHTPELIWERVRSQVDHIIWPDKRMIILLAEGRLVNLSCSTISSFVVSVASSTQALALIELYSSPGRYKSDVYLLPKKMDEYVASLHLPTFEAHLTELTDEQAKFMGLNKAGPFKANYYRY, encoded by the exons ATGTCCACAGTGCCGGAGACAACTTTCGCTGACCTGAGTTTGGCAGATAAG ACTGCGGTTAAGAAGTCGAGCATTATAGCTCGTCGTTTTTCCGATGTGTCCACCTGCTCGTTTAGCTCCA CTTGCTACACGGGGAGTTCAGATGAGGATGAAGTCTCACCCAAGGACAACAGGCAGCACAactccagcggcagcaccgATTTTTGTATAAAGAACATTAGCAAGAGTGCGTTTGGACGCAGAGAGATCGATATTGCGGAGTCGGAAATGCCTGGAATAATGAGCCTACGGAAGCGGGCTTCCGAGGAGAAGCCCTTGAAGAATGCCAATATAGTCGGCTGCACACACGTGAATGCGCAGTCTGCTGTGCTCATTGAGACTCTGGTCCACCTGGGTGCCTCGGTCCGCTGGGCGGCCTGCAATATTTACTCGACACAGAACGCGGTGGCTGCGGCGTTAGCTGAGGCAGGCGTGCCGATCTTCGCCTGGCGCGGCGAGACCGAGGAGGACTTCTGGTGGTGCCTGGACAGGTGTATCCACAAGGAGGGCTGGCAGCCGAATATGATCCTGGATGATGGCGGGGATGCCACGCACTTGATGCTCAAGAAGTATCCGGATTATTTCAAGTCGATTAAGGGCATTGTGGAGGAGAGCGTGACGGGCGTCCATCGTCTGTACATGCTGTCAAAGGCCGGAAAACTGACCGTCCCGGCAATCAACGTCAACGACTCCGTGACGAAGAACAAGTTTGACACCTTCTACACTTGCCGCGATTCCATTCTCGACAGCCTAAAGCGCACCACGGACATAATGTTTGGAGGCAAGCAGGTCGTTATCTGCGGCTACGGGGATGTTGGCAAGGGCTGTGCCCAGTCACTGAAAGGCCAAGGATGCATTGTCTATGTCACCGAGGTTGATCCGATATGCGCTCTTCAGGCGGCTATGGACGGGTTCAGGGTGATGCGCCTCAGCGAAGTCATTCGGGACGTGGATGTGGTCATCACGGCCACGGGCAACAAGAACGTCATAACCCGGGATCACATGAATCGGATGAAGAACGGATGCATTCTCTGCAACATGGGTCATTCCAGTTCCGAGATCGATGTG AGCAGCTTGCACACGCCTGAACTGATTTGGGAACGAGTGCGCTCGCAAGTGGACCACATCATTTGGCCAGACAAAAGGATGATTATCCTGCTGGCCGAGGGTCGACTTGTTAACCTCTCCTGCTCAACCATTTCGTCGTTTGTTGTGTCCGTGGCTTCCTCCACCCAGGCTCTTGCCCTCATAGAACTGTACTCTTCGCCTGGAAGGTACAAGTCGGACGTTTACTTGCTGCCAAAGAAAATGG ATGAGTACGTAGCCAGCCTGCACCTGCCCACTTTTGAGGCACACCTGACGGAGCTGACGGATGAGCAAGCCAAGTTCATGGGCTTAAACAAGGCCGGACCTTTCAAAGCCAACTACTACAG aTATTGA
- the LOC117899134 gene encoding V-type proton ATPase subunit e 2, translating to MDKYIVLAVFTAFWLLFAVGGWLVAMRYEDKGVIRCCVVLTAACCYLVWLVTFLMQLNPLMGPRADQMVIYAIMSYWENSFIHSEPDP from the coding sequence ATGGATAAATATATTGTGCTAGCGGTCTTCACCGCTTTCTGGCTGCTCTTTGCCGTGGGCGGTTGGCTGGTGGCCATGCGATACGAGGACAAAGGAGTCATCCGATGCTGCGTTGTACTgacagctgcctgctgctatCTCGTCTGGCTGGTCACTTTCCTAATGCAGCTGAATCCTTTGATGGGGCCACGGGCCGACCAAATGGTAATCTACGCCATCATGAGCTACTGGGAGAACTCCTTCATTCATTCGGAACCCGAtccttaa
- the LOC117899129 gene encoding adenosylhomocysteinase-like 2 isoform X2, with amino-acid sequence MSTVPETTFADLSLADKTAVKKSSIIARRFSDVSTCSFSSTCYTGSSDEDEVSPKDNRQHNSSGSTDFCIKNISKSAFGRREIDIAESEMPGIMSLRKRASEEKPLKNANIVGCTHVNAQSAVLIETLVHLGASVRWAACNIYSTQNAVAAALAEAGVPIFAWRGETEEDFWWCLDRCIHKEGWQPNMILDDGGDATHLMLKKYPDYFKSIKGIVEESVTGVHRLYMLSKAGKLTVPAINVNDSVTKNKFDTFYTCRDSILDSLNSLHTPELIWERVRSQVDHIIWPDKRMIILLAEGRLVNLSCSTISSFVVSVASSTQALALIELYSSPGRYKSDVYLLPKKMDEYVASLHLPTFEAHLTELTDEQAKFMGLNKAGPFKANYYRY; translated from the exons ATGTCCACAGTGCCGGAGACAACTTTCGCTGACCTGAGTTTGGCAGATAAG ACTGCGGTTAAGAAGTCGAGCATTATAGCTCGTCGTTTTTCCGATGTGTCCACCTGCTCGTTTAGCTCCA CTTGCTACACGGGGAGTTCAGATGAGGATGAAGTCTCACCCAAGGACAACAGGCAGCACAactccagcggcagcaccgATTTTTGTATAAAGAACATTAGCAAGAGTGCGTTTGGACGCAGAGAGATCGATATTGCGGAGTCGGAAATGCCTGGAATAATGAGCCTACGGAAGCGGGCTTCCGAGGAGAAGCCCTTGAAGAATGCCAATATAGTCGGCTGCACACACGTGAATGCGCAGTCTGCTGTGCTCATTGAGACTCTGGTCCACCTGGGTGCCTCGGTCCGCTGGGCGGCCTGCAATATTTACTCGACACAGAACGCGGTGGCTGCGGCGTTAGCTGAGGCAGGCGTGCCGATCTTCGCCTGGCGCGGCGAGACCGAGGAGGACTTCTGGTGGTGCCTGGACAGGTGTATCCACAAGGAGGGCTGGCAGCCGAATATGATCCTGGATGATGGCGGGGATGCCACGCACTTGATGCTCAAGAAGTATCCGGATTATTTCAAGTCGATTAAGGGCATTGTGGAGGAGAGCGTGACGGGCGTCCATCGTCTGTACATGCTGTCAAAGGCCGGAAAACTGACCGTCCCGGCAATCAACGTCAACGACTCCGTGACGAAGAACAAGTTTGACACCTTCTACACTTGCCGCGATTCCATTCTCGACAGCCTAAA CAGCTTGCACACGCCTGAACTGATTTGGGAACGAGTGCGCTCGCAAGTGGACCACATCATTTGGCCAGACAAAAGGATGATTATCCTGCTGGCCGAGGGTCGACTTGTTAACCTCTCCTGCTCAACCATTTCGTCGTTTGTTGTGTCCGTGGCTTCCTCCACCCAGGCTCTTGCCCTCATAGAACTGTACTCTTCGCCTGGAAGGTACAAGTCGGACGTTTACTTGCTGCCAAAGAAAATGG ATGAGTACGTAGCCAGCCTGCACCTGCCCACTTTTGAGGCACACCTGACGGAGCTGACGGATGAGCAAGCCAAGTTCATGGGCTTAAACAAGGCCGGACCTTTCAAAGCCAACTACTACAG aTATTGA
- the LOC117899133 gene encoding uncharacterized protein LOC117899133 — protein sequence MTGSVHDPKWSLERRESSGHLVWRKESPESKVRFRFDVEVLEFEKHPHEEFEEKEDHFSISNLSTTIALCATCVAVVAATVFLPWYLMERVGST from the exons ATGACTGGATCAG TCCACGATCCGAAATGGAGCCTGGAGAGACGGGAGTCGTCGGGTCATTTGGTTTGGCGCAAGGAGTCCCCAGAATCTAAGGTTCGATTTCGGTTTGATGTCGAGGTCCTGGAGTTTGAAAAGCATCCGCATGAAGAGTTTGAGGAAAAGGAAGATCACTTCTCAATCTCAAACCTGTCGACGACAATTGCCTTGTGTGCCACCTGTGTTGCCGTTGTGGCCGCAACAGTGTTTTTGCCCTGGTATCTAATGGAGAGAGTTGGCTCGACATGA
- the LOC117899132 gene encoding cytospin-A, whose protein sequence is MERELEQIDHKLMLLKEHTLTRKAILFQHAAEMKFQKQQDLLLELSSDLSEEKLKLQAALKENSRLVEKQQRSGQSSCEKKKAPLKAICNVSPKSCTATESRSSLINKPSVEENYPGTTFGQRRQKLLRWCQEKTKPYGLPMYEFSTSWQSGHALCAIIHSCRPELIDNKYLKCMNRQETLEYGVMVARSLGVRSHIDFVSLCLQKIPQNMKVFQFLTELYNCLEHNS, encoded by the coding sequence GGAAAGGGAATTGGAACAGATTGACCATAAGCTAATGCTGCTGAAGGAACATACATTGACCCGAAAAGCGATTCTGTTTCAGCATGCGGCCGAAATGAAGTTTCAAAAGCAGCAGGACCTCCTCTTGGAGCTAAGCAGTGATCTGTCAgaggaaaaactaaaattgcAAGCAGCACTCAAAGAGAACTCTAGACTGGTGGAAAAGCAACAAAGGAGCGGCCAATCATCCTGTGAAAAGAAGAAGGCGCCACTAAAGGCAATTTGTAATGTATCTCCAAAGAGCTGTACGGCAACCGAATCGCGTTCATCGCTTATAAACAAGCCAAGTGTAGAGGAGAATTACCCAGGAACAACGTTTGGCCAACGCCGGCAAAAACTGCTTCGCTGGTGTCAGGAGAAAACTAAGCCGTATGGCCTACCCATGTATGAGTTCTCCACATCCTGGCAGAGCGGCCACGCACTCTGTGCGATAATTCATTCCTGCCGCCCAGAGCTGATTGACAACAAATACCTCAAATGTATGAACCGGCAGGAGACGCTGGAGTACGGGGTAATGGTCGCTAGATCTCTGGGAGTTCGGAGCCACATTGATTTCGTGTCTTTGTGTCTGCAGAAAATACCCCAAAATATGAAGGTTTTCCAATTCTTGACGGAGCTGTACAACTGCCTGGAGCACAACAgttaa